From the Homo sapiens chromosome 1, GRCh38.p14 Primary Assembly genome, one window contains:
- the ITGA10 gene encoding integrin alpha-10 isoform X14 — protein MVRKKPECQGIGTAVVLTKGRQDRWDSKLIWSFESGWGSKLTTSMLFPFGLCQGSCLPCAYLHSHPLPRMLVGAPWDGPSGDRRGDVYRCPVGGAHNAPCAKGHLGDYQLGNSSHPAVNMHLGMSLLETDGDGGFMACAPLWSRACGSSVFSSGICARVDASFQPQGSLAPTAQRCPTYMDVVIVLDGSNSIYPWSEVQTFLRRLVGKLFIDPEQIQVGLVQYGESPVHEWSLGDFRTKEEVVRAAKNLSRREGRETKTAQAIMVACTEGFSQSHGGRPEAARLLVVVTDGESHDGEELPAALKACEAGRVTRYGIAVLGHYLRRQRDPSSFLREIRTIASDPDERFFFNVTDEAALTDIVDALGDRIFGLEGSHAENESSFGLEMSQIGFSTHRLKDGILFGMVGAYDWGGSVLWLEGGHRLFPPRMALEDEFPPALQNHAAYLGYSVSSMLLRGGRRLFLSGAPRFRHRGKVIAFQLKKDGAVRVAQSLQGEQIGSYFGSELCPLDTDRDGTTDVLLVAAPMFLGPQNKETGRVYVYLVGQQSLLTLQGTLQPEPPQDARFGFAMGALPDLNQDGFADVAVGAPLEDGHQGALYLYHGTQSGVRPHPAQRIAAASMPHALSYFGRSVDGRLDLDGDDLVDVAVGAQGAAILLSSRPIVHLTPSLEVTPQAISVVQRDCRRRGQEAVCLTAALCFQVTSRTPGRWDHQFYMRFTASLDEWTAGARAAFDGSGQRLSPRRLRLSVGNVTCEQLHFHVLDTSDYLRPVALTVTFALDNTTKPGPVLNEGSPTSIQKLVPFSKDCGPDNECVTDLVLQVNMDIRGSRLDGHVLGKPG, from the exons ATGGTGAGGAAGAAACCGGAGTGCCAGGGGATTGGGACTGCAGTAGTGCTAACAAAGGGGAGGCAAGATAGATGGGACTCTAAACTAATCTGGTCTTTTGAAAGTGGCTGGGGCTCTAAACTTACCACCTCCATGCTCTTTCCCTTTGGCCTATGTCAAGGGTCATGTTTGCCCTGTGCTTACTTACATTCACATCCTCTTCCCAGGATGCTGGTGGGCGCCCCCTGGGATGGGCCTTCAGGCGACCGGAGGGGGGACGTTTATCGCTGCCCTGTAGGGGGGGCCCACAATGCCCCATGTGCCAAGGGCCACTTAG GTGACTACCAACTGGGAAATTCATCTCATCCTGCTGTGAATATGCACCTGGGGATGTCTCTGTTAGAGACAGATGGTGATGGGGGATTCATG GCCTGTGCCCCTCTCTGGTCTCGTGCTTGTGGCAGCTCTGTCTTCAGTTCTGGGATATGTGCCCGTGTGGATGCTTCATTCCAGCCTCAGGGAAGCCTGGCACCCACTGCCCAAC GCTGCCCAACATACATGGATGTTGTCATTGTCTTGGATGGCTCCAACAGCATCTACCCCTGGTCTGAAGTTCAGACCTTCCTACGAAGACTGGTAGGGAAACTGTTTATTGACCCAGAACAGATACAG GTGGGACTGGTACAGTATGGGGAGAGCCCTGTACATGAGTGGTCCCTGGGAGATTTCCGAACGAAGGAAGAAGTGGTGAGAGCAGCAAAGAACCTCAGTCGGCGGGAGGGACGAGAAACAAAGACTGCCCAAGCAATAATGGTGGCCTG CACAGAAGGGTTCAGTCAGTCCCATGGGGGCCGACCCGAGGCTGCCAGGCTACTGGTGGTTGTCACTGATGGAGAGTCCCATGATGGAGAGGAGCTTCCTGCAGCACTAaaggcctgtgaggctggaagagTGACACGCTATGGGATTGCA GTCCTTGGTCACTACCTCCGGCGGCAGCGAGATCCCAGCTCTTTCCTGAGAGAAATTAGAACTATTGCCAGTGATCCAGATGAGCGATTCTTCTTCAATGTCACAGATGAGGCTGCTCTGACTGACATTGTGGATGCACTAGGAGATCGGATTTTTGGCCTTGAAG GGTCCCATGCAGAAAACGAAAGCTCCTTTGGGCTGGAAATGTCTCAGATTGGTTTCTCCACTCATCGGCTAAAG GATGGGATTCTTTTTGGGATGGTGGGGGCCTATGACTGGGGAGGCTCTGTGCTATGGCTTGAAGGAGGCCACCGCCTTTTCCCCCCACGAATGGCACTGGAAGACGAGTTCCCCCCTGCATTGCAGAACCATGCAGCCTACCTGG GTTACTCTGTTTCTTCCATGCTTTTGCGGGGTGGACGCCGCCTGTTTCTCTCTGGGGCTCCTCGATTTAGACATCGAGGAAAAGTCATCGCCTTCCAGCTTAAGAAAGATGGGGCTGTGAGGGTTGCCCAGAGCCTCCAGGGGGAGCAG ATTGGTTCATACTTTGGCAGTGAGCTCTGCCCATTGGATACAGATAGGGATGGAACAACTGATGTCTTACTTGTGGCTGCCCCCATGTTCCTGGGACCCCAGAACAAGGAAACAGGACGTGTTTATGTGTATCTGGTAGGCCAG CAGTCCTTGCTGACCCTCCAAGGAACACTTCAGCCAGAACCCCCCCAGGATGCTCGGTTTGGCTTTGCCATGGGAGCTCTTCCTGATCTGAACCAAGATGGTTTTGCTGATGTGGCTGTGGGGGCGCCTCTGGAAGATGGGCACCAGGGAGCACTGTACCTGTACCATGGAACCCAGAGTGGAGTCAGGCCCCATCCTGCCCAG aGGATTGCTGCTGCCTCCATGCCACATGCCCTCAGCTACTTTGGCCGAAGTGTGGATGGTCGGCTAGATCTGGATGGAGATGATCTGGTCGATGTGGCTGTGGGTGCCCAGGGGGCAGCCATCCTGCTCAG CTCCCGGCCCATTGTCCATCTGACCCCATCACTGGAGGTGACCCCACAGGCCATCAGTGTGGTTCAGAGGGACTGTAGGCGGCGAGGCCAAGAGGCAGTCTGTCTGACTGCAGCCCTTTGCTTCCAAGTGACCTCCCGTACTCCTGGTCGCTGGGATCACCAATTCT ACATGAGGTTCACCGCATCACTGGATGAATGGACTGCTGGGGCACGTGCAGCATTTGATGGCTCTGGCCAGAGGTTGTCCCCTCGGAGGCTCCGGCTCAGTGTGGGGAATGTCACTTGTGAGCAGCTACACTTCCATGTGCTG GATACATCAGATTACCTCCGGCCAGTGGCCTTGACTGTGACCTTTGCCTTGGACAATACTACAAAGCCAGGGCCTGTGCTGAATGAGGGCTCACCCACCTCTATACAAAAGCTG gtCCCCTTCTCAAAGGATTGTGGCCCTGACAATGAATGTGTCACAGACCTGGTGCTTCAAGTGAATATGGACATCAGAGGCTCCAGGTTGGATGGACATGTACTAGGCAAACCAGGGTGA